In Setaria italica strain Yugu1 chromosome I, Setaria_italica_v2.0, whole genome shotgun sequence, the genomic window cgtcggctTCGTGGGCGCCGCGGGGACCGCCTGCCTCGCGGACCGGATCCTCGACGCCCACGTCTTCTCCCCGGGCGGCTCGGCGCGGAGCCTCGCCGGGAGCGTCAGGTACCACCGCGACGGCGACAAGAGGATGGTGTTCCTGCACCTCACGCATCCGCCCACACCGATGGAGACGGGAGGAATTGGCGGCGCCGGGGAGCTGCCGGAGATGCTCTTCATGTTCTCTGTGAGTTCGGATTCTTACCGTGCTTTTGCTCATTATACACATTAGTAGATGCTATTTATCATGCTAATCTAGTAACTGTGAAGCGAAGGCCAGAGCTTCCCCTGATTCGTCCCTATGTATAAGATCATCCTGTTCTACTGGATCATGGCAGATAGTTGTTGACGCACTGAAAAAAGCTGGACACCTCGAGGATGCCGTTTTGTTGCCTTGGGTTAAAATTTCATAGGTTTATACACATGCTTCTGATAACTGCCATTAGTTAGCATAAAGTAGTGTAACGCAGTAATGGAAAATATAGCTTTACCATTTTATTTCTATAAACAACAAAATGCAATGCATAATATGCTAGTGGATTTCAAATTGCTTGATTGGTCATTTACTGGCCAAATCATGATGGTGTTTCTATGTGTTTATctgatcagaaaaaaaaaattaatctaTTGCTTCATCATGGCTATTAGCGCACCTATTCCCAGTTTCTCTTTATAATATGTTTTTTGACAGGAGATATATGTAGATATAGATTACAGAAGGTTGGTGCTTTTTGTGTGTTCTTATACAATTTGTATTGCATTGACATTGTTTGACGAACTACATTTTATTGTAAAGTTATCTGCTGGTTTTTCCTCTATTCTCAGACTGTATTATAATGGTTACTTCGAGCTTATCAGCTTAGCtttattgcttttttttttccttcaacaATTTATTGCCTCTTGGTGAATTGGCATCTTAGAGCTAAACTTGTAGAGTGTTGCTTGCCTGTGTTTAAATATGGCTAATGTCTGGTTCTCTTATCATATACTTCATTGTCATATTTCTAGAATAATTGATGCCTTTGACTGCCCAAATGTCTATGGTTTTGTTTCTTTGATTTCATTGACAACAAGGATGAGGATTGATTTGGATTTACTTTGCAAAATTCTAGGTCTGCCACATAGTTATATTTCTGCAAGAAGGCTTCAGATTTGACACACAAACCTTAAAGAAATTCCGGCTGCTGCAATCTTCAAAGCATGCTTTCGCTCCATTCGTGAAGTCACTGCTAGCAGCTGCAATGCCTGCCAAAACTGTTGCCTCTGACACCCCAACACGAGCAACCCACAGGGCTTCCTCCATCTCCCCTCCAGCACGTCGTGGAGGTCACTCTGGTCGTCAGTCCTCAGCCATCTCACTTATGTCCGGAACCACTTCAAATCCTTCTGTATTGCCAGGCCAATGCATTCCTGTATTGCTCTTTGTCTTTGAGGATGATACCGTTGATGTTTCAAGTGCTGCCACAAGTTTAGATGATATCGGTGACGCATTTTCATCAAATCAGGGTTCTACCTCTGATGGATCATCAAAACAAAGCTCAGCTTCAAAAGGTTCTGGTTCAGTGGTTATGCTTGCCCGGGCAGCAAACAAATCTGAGAGTAGTTCAGGCAAAAAGTTGCATTCCTCATTAGAGGGACAGATTCGTGTCTTGCTCAAGAAGTGTAGGGTGCTTGCTGGCATGGAGCCAGGACATATTGGTCCGAGGGGTGTAAATAACATGAGTCATCATGTACCCTTGTTCTCACTTGATACCTCGAGGGTTGTTGCACTGTTGGAACGGTCTATCAATAAGAAACAAGAGCCACTAGACATCATTGCAGGATTGTTTGAAGATTCTTTCAGCTCCAAATCACCACTGGATATTCTTTCACTGGAAAACAACTACCACCCAACAAACCATGATGACTCTCAGTTAATCAAGGACTTTATATTCCGGCAGTCTGATGCactgagagggagagggggataTTCAAGCAATGCGACTGCCGGGTCTGTTGCCGGTGTTGGCatggtggctgctgctgcagcagcagcagcagtgtcAGCTGCAGCTGGGAAACCAGTTAATGCTCCTGATCTCCCTAGTTTTGATAAATGGCTATCCATAAGTACCTCTATTCTCACTGCTCTGCTTAGTGGAAGAAATACACTGAGTGGTTTGTCTGAAAGCAAGACTCATACAAGTCCTGGTGAGAAAAATGACCAACTTCCCGCTGGAGGATCTAATGCTATTGACATCACATTATCTTGCTTGGAAAGCAATAATGGGTTGAACATGAAATTTTCTTCATCATGGTGCCAAAGGGTGCTTCCAGCTGCTAAGGAGATGTACCTGAAAGGTTTACCTGCCTTTTACCCCACCAGCACACATGAAGTGCAGCTACAGAAGGCATTGCGATCCTTTTGCTCAATGGTTAAAGGACCAGCCGTCAGGGTATTCTCAAAGAAGCTGGAAGATGAGTGCCAGACAATATGGGAATCTGGAAGGCAGCAATGTGATGCTGTTAGTCTAACTGGCAGACCATGCAAGCACCGGAGGCATGTCGATTTCTCTTCATCAGATGCAGTAGAGCAACATTCTAGTGGATATGTCTTCCTCCATGCGTGTGCCTGTGGCCGGTCACGTCGCCTTAGAGATGATCCTTTTGACTTTCAGACAGCCAACGTGTCTTTTAATTGTTTCTCTAATTGCGAAGATCTACTGCCTACGCTTGTGCTTCCAAGAGGTCGCGATGCTGGCTCGTTTTCAGTATCCTCTTGGCGTTTGGTGCGACTCGGAGGAGCAAGATATTACAAGCCAACAAAAGGGTTGCTCCAAAGTGGCTTTAGCCCCAAAGAGAGGTATCTTTTAAGGTGGATGATATCTGTTGGTAAGGGACAAGTTAGAAATGGCAATCGTTCTAATACTGTTACTTCATCCACAAGATCTAGTACTAACCCTCAGACTCCCCCAGTAGTCACTGGTGAAGTGAAATCTGCTGTAACCCAAGTTACACCACAAATTAAATCTGCAAAGCTTGAAAATACTGGAAAACAACCTGAAATGGAATCAATGAGCAACTCTGGTATTAATTTTGGTAAAGGTCTTCCAAATTTTACTATGAAAAAGCCCTTTGCTGAAGTTGTTGCTGGCACCACCGCAAAAGATTCTGAGTTTCCTGCTCTTCAACAAATGAGGCCACCAAAACCTGGTGGTCGAAAAGATGAGCGGCAAATGAATATAGCAGATCAGACTAATGGCCGAGGTCACGTGGCTCTCAGCCAAGTGCCTCTAGCTGAAAGTGAACCTGCAAAAGTGAGCAGAAACAAGAGCAGTGAAAGTGCTGATGGGAGGCCCTTTTTTCAGATAGGGAGCAATATAGGACCTGTGATTGTTGGAAATGAGACTAGAGAAACTAATCAACCGGTACAGCAGTTTGTTGTGTATGTTGGATTTGAGCATGAGTGTCCCTATGGGCATCGTTTCTTACTGTCAGAGAAACATATGAAGGAGATTGATTCTTCCTGTTTGCAGTATCAAAGACCATATGTAAACAAAGAAGCAGAAAGCAAGCATGCACAAAAGCTGCTCCTAAATGCTTCCAGTTTGACAGCATCTACAGTGGACATAAACAATGGACGAAAAAACAGCAAGCCACTAGAATTATCAGGGAGAAATAGCCAGCAGCAATCAATGCAAATAAGGGTTAATGCAGAGACCTCACAGCCTTCTCCTTGGCTTTCAGATCTACAGAATGACAAAAGGGGGGAGCATTATTTTCGAAGCATTGCAGTTGATGATGGTGGAGAAGCATTTTCACTCATGAATAGAAACTTGCCAATATATATGCACTGTCCACATTGTAAGATGTCAGAAAGGAAGGAACACCAAGATGTAAAGTTTGCTGGTGCTGTGTCACAACTTCAACGGATTTTTATTGTAAGTTATAATGTTCAAACTGAAGTTTTATGTTGTATTTAGATATGATGAACTATCCTCATTCACAATTTACAGCAGGAAAAAGGATTTTAGATTCAAGTAAAGATGGATTTTAGTCGATGCCCGTTTCTTGTTGTGTCTAAAGCTGTTATGTAATCTTGTCTTTCTACTAATGTTTAGGTTCTCATTAACGCAGGTGACACCTGATTTCCCTGTCCTGTTGGCAAGCTGCCCACTTGTACAGTTTGAGGCAAGTACAGTCATCTATATTCAGCATCAAGCATGTAGTTTAGCTTACTCACCCATAGAGTAGTTATTGGGAAGGCAATTTTCTTTTAACCCAGATATTTTAAACAGAAAATATCACTAAGTGTAGTTGCTTCCTTTTCCCTTCTTGCATCAGGGGTCATGTTTACCATCAAATGTCTCTGATCATGAGCGAGAAGGATTATTCAGTATTGGTTGTCGAGTTATCCTCCCGCCTGAGAGCTTTCTTACTATGAGGCTTCCGTTTGTCTATAGTGTTGAGACAAAAGAGGGAAGTACATTTCCCCTCAAACACTTTGAGCAACAACCAGAGCTCACAGCGTGGCTGGTTGGAGGCACAGCTTTGCAAATTGTATCGATAGGGAACGCCACTGAGAAAGAAACCATTATGAAGTGATAGACATGTTATCTAAAGCTTTACTGGTTTGGGCGTATCCTATTCACATGCAGTGATATGCCATAGGTGAGATTATAGTATCtgttcctttgtttttttctctGTTCTCTTCACCACACAATTTTTGTTAGTTCTCCTTTTCCCCCCAGCACTCAAGGCATTGAATAG contains:
- the LOC101770747 gene encoding uncharacterized protein LOC101770747, whose amino-acid sequence is MEPPPPPPPATPSAAVRVLSRTPLPASPNPSSAPSAVPGAGAASHDGVVAVGFVGAAGTACLADRILDAHVFSPGGSARSLAGSVRYHRDGDKRMVFLHLTHPPTPMETGGIGGAGELPEMLFMFSVCHIVIFLQEGFRFDTQTLKKFRLLQSSKHAFAPFVKSLLAAAMPAKTVASDTPTRATHRASSISPPARRGGHSGRQSSAISLMSGTTSNPSVLPGQCIPVLLFVFEDDTVDVSSAATSLDDIGDAFSSNQGSTSDGSSKQSSASKGSGSVVMLARAANKSESSSGKKLHSSLEGQIRVLLKKCRVLAGMEPGHIGPRGVNNMSHHVPLFSLDTSRVVALLERSINKKQEPLDIIAGLFEDSFSSKSPLDILSLENNYHPTNHDDSQLIKDFIFRQSDALRGRGGYSSNATAGSVAGVGMVAAAAAAAAVSAAAGKPVNAPDLPSFDKWLSISTSILTALLSGRNTLSGLSESKTHTSPGEKNDQLPAGGSNAIDITLSCLESNNGLNMKFSSSWCQRVLPAAKEMYLKGLPAFYPTSTHEVQLQKALRSFCSMVKGPAVRVFSKKLEDECQTIWESGRQQCDAVSLTGRPCKHRRHVDFSSSDAVEQHSSGYVFLHACACGRSRRLRDDPFDFQTANVSFNCFSNCEDLLPTLVLPRGRDAGSFSVSSWRLVRLGGARYYKPTKGLLQSGFSPKERYLLRWMISVGKGQVRNGNRSNTVTSSTRSSTNPQTPPVVTGEVKSAVTQVTPQIKSAKLENTGKQPEMESMSNSGINFGKGLPNFTMKKPFAEVVAGTTAKDSEFPALQQMRPPKPGGRKDERQMNIADQTNGRGHVALSQVPLAESEPAKVSRNKSSESADGRPFFQIGSNIGPVIVGNETRETNQPVQQFVVYVGFEHECPYGHRFLLSEKHMKEIDSSCLQYQRPYVNKEAESKHAQKLLLNASSLTASTVDINNGRKNSKPLELSGRNSQQQSMQIRVNAETSQPSPWLSDLQNDKRGEHYFRSIAVDDGGEAFSLMNRNLPIYMHCPHCKMSERKEHQDVKFAGAVSQLQRIFIVTPDFPVLLASCPLVQFEGSCLPSNVSDHEREGLFSIGCRVILPPESFLTMRLPFVYSVETKEGSTFPLKHFEQQPELTAWLVGGTALQIVSIGNATEKETIMK